From Xenopus tropicalis strain Nigerian chromosome 3, UCB_Xtro_10.0, whole genome shotgun sequence, the proteins below share one genomic window:
- the angptl6 gene encoding angiopoietin-related protein 6 — MNLFWLLMLMVAPLLGHFQQTTDNSESSEVPQSRCTYTFVVPQQKMSGAVCISTGRVPISLGVNKSEVQVLREELSRQQTEIEELKKLAEVDHDVVMEMEQLRKENRNMGSRLSNLQTQLFHEILQKKNESTEVSKGEERELNTTSEVLKLATKYKELQEKYNFLSSLINNQSATIARLEELCQQNNLQQQAGQNPAQSVLTSGSPSGSDARQKHSAGIQADQMEITLDKKKVSPVAQGPAQTTSLPSVVITEAAESLGPWTDCQDALRGNQKSSGIYLLRPHGGNQVMQAWCEQDLSGGGWTVIQRRQDGTTNFFTNWNSYKHGFGNLNGEYWLGLENIYWLASQGSFKLLIIMEDWQGRHAKAEYDYFRLESESDFYRLRLGHYRGNAGDSLSWHSDKQFSTNDKDRDSYTGNCAHFHKGGWWYNMCAHSNLNGIWYRGGHYRSRYQDGVYWAEFRGGAYSLKKVSMMIKPNV; from the exons ATGAACTTGTTTTGGCTCCTTATGCTGATGGTGGCACCTTTGCTTGGCCATTTTCAGCAAACCACCGATAATTCAGAAAGCAGTGAAGTACCCCAGTCTAGATGCACTTACACCTTTGTGGTACCGCAGCAGAAAATGAGTGGTGCTGTCTGCATCAGTACAGGAAGGGTTCCCATTTCACTGGGTGTAAACAAAAGCGAGGTGCAGGTATTAAGGGAAGAGCTTAGTCGCCAGCAGACTGAGATTGAAGAACTTAAAAAGCTAGCTGAAGTAGACCATGATGTGGTCATGGAAATGGAACAACTCCGCAAAGAAAACAGGAACATGGGTTCCAGGCTCAGCAACCTTCAAACTCAGCTCTTCCATGAgattctgcagaaaaaaaatgagtCAACAGAAGTCTCCAAGGGGGAGGAGAGAGAATTGAATACTACTTCTGAAGTGCTAAAGTTGGCAACCAAGTACAAAGAACTCCAGGAAAAATACAACTTCCTGTCATCCTTAATTAACAATCAGAGTGCAACCATAGCTCGTTTAGAAGAACTCTGCCAACAGAATAATCTTCAACAGCAAGCTGGCCAG aaTCCTGCACAGTCAGTATTGACAAGTGGTTCCCCCAGTGGCTCAGACGCCAGACAGAAACATAGTGCTGGAATACAGGCAGATCAAATGGAAATCACTTTGGACAAGAAGAAAGTTTCTCCAGTCGCACAAGGCCCTGCTCAGACAACCAGTTTACCTTCTGTGGTAATAACAGAGGCCGCTGAGTCATTAG GACCGTGGACCGACTGCCAGGATGCCCTGCGTGGAAATCAAAAGTCCAGCGGTATTTACTTGCTGAGGCCACATGGAGGGAACCAAGTGATGCAAGCATGGTGTGAGCAGGATCTCTCTGGTGGAGGGTGGACTGTCATCCAAAGGCGTCAAGATGGAACTACAAACTTTTTTACTAATTGGAATAGCTACAAG CATGGATTTGGAAACCTTAATGGTGAATACTGGTTGGGTCTGGAAAATATTTACTGGTTGGCCAGCCAGGGAAGCTTCAAGCTCCTCATCATCATGGAAGACTGGCAGGGCCGTCATGCAAAAGCTGAATATGACTACTTTCGTCTGGAATCGGAGAGCGATTTCTATAGGTTGCGCCTTGGACATTACCGTGGCAACGCCGGGGACTCCCTCTCTTGGCACAGTGACAAACAGTTTAGCACCAATGACAAGGACAGGGACTCATACACAG GTAACTGTGCCCATTTCCATAAGGGCGGCTGGTGGTACAACATGTGTGCCCACTCCAACCTCAATGGGATATGGTACCGGGGAGGCCATTACCGGAGCCGCTACCAAGATGGAGTGTATTGGGCTGAATTTCGCGGTGGTGCCTACTCTCTTAAGAAGGTGTCCATGATGATCAAACCAAATGTATAA